The window GGGCTGATCGTGATGCTGGCGGGAAGCATGGGGGCCTGGTGATGGCGATTACCCCGATTGATATTCAGCAGCACCAGTTCAAGACCCGGTTGCTCGGCTACGATACCGCCGGAGTCGACCAGTTCCTGGAAATGGTCGCCGATGAGCTGGAGCGCGTCAGTCGTCAGCACCAGGAGGTCAGGGAAGAGCTCGCCCGCACCCGCTCCTCGCTGCAGGAGATGCAGCAGCGGGAGTCGACCCTCAAGGAAACCCTGCTGACCACCCAGAAGATGGTGGAGGATATCAAGTCCAACGCCCGCAACGAGGCGGAAATCATCCTCACCGAGGCGGAGCTGAAGGCCGAACGGGTGGTGCGGGATGCCGAGCAGCGCCGCATCCAGCTGATCAACGAAATCCAGGAGATCAAGCGGCAGAAGATTTCCTTTGAAACCTCGCTGCGGGCGCTGGTGGAAAGCCACATGCGACTGCTTGACCTTGAGGTTGTCGAACTTGAAAATGCCCGCCGGGATGAAAAACTGCTGGAGGAGCCGCTCCCTTTCGATGAAGCCTCCGCTCCCCTGCTGGTCCCCGAGGATGACGAGGAGGATTGATGCCCTGCCTGCAGAGTACGGCCGACGGCGTCGTGCTGGCCATCCTGGTTCAGCCCCGGGCAAGCCGCAACCAGCTGGTCGGAATGCAGGGGAATGAATTGAAGGTGCGCCTGACCTCGCCGCCGGTGGAGGGGGCCGCCAATAAGCTCTGCGGCCGGTTTTTCAGTAAGCTGTTCGGTATTGCCCGGGGGCAGGTCGAACTCATAGCGGGAGACAAATCCCGCCATAAACGCCTGCTGCTGCATGGCGTTTCCGAGTCCGACGCCCGTCGGGTCCTCTCCGAATACCTGCCTTCCGACTCCTGAATCAGTCCAGATAGGTCCTGAACAGCGGCCGCAGTGAATCAAGTTCCTCTTCGATGCCGACCGGCACCTGGCGGGCGAGGATGTCGAGGATGACCAGGGCGTTGAGGGTTGAGTCCTGGTTGACAATCCGATGCAGGCGGTTGGCCAGTTGCCGGTTGACAATGCGCAGGTCGGTGTAGATGGTATACAGCCCCGCCAGATTCAGGTCGGCATCCTTTCCCACCCGAGATCGAAAGTATTGACCCAGCAGGTACATGCTTACGGCCCGGTAGAGGGTTTCATGTTCGTTGGCCAGGGGCAGGTGGAAACGGGCCATCGGTTTGAACCAGGCGGTGCGTGGACAACCGCTGACCGCCAGCAGCAGGCCCATCAGTGAACCCAGGGCTTTCTGGGCGGTGATGCTGCCGCGGATGATGCGTTCCGGAGTGACCACTTCCAGCACCAGTTGCTCGTGGGAGACCAGGTCACTGCAGCAGTCGACCAGGGGGGCGATGGCGGCTGCCGCCGGGCAGAAGGGGATCTGGGAGGTCTGCAGGGGACAGTGGGGGCACTGGTGGAAGTCGAGGGCTGCCCATTCCGGAGGATCCTGCCGCGGTCGGTCAAGCAGATCGAGGTTTTTCGAGTCGAGCGCCAGGTGGAAGCGGACGGTTTCTCCGGGAGGCAGCAGACAGCGATATTCAATGGCCAGTGGTTGCATGGAACGTTTTGCTCACAGGGTTGCCTGAATTCGTGGGTTCCTGTTGGATGGAAAGTGCAAGTGCTTGGTCTGAATGGGATTGCCAAAAATCTGAAGCGCACCCATAGGTTCGCTGGTGATTTTTGGGAAGCTCAGGCA is drawn from Geothermobacter hydrogeniphilus and contains these coding sequences:
- a CDS encoding DUF6901 family protein, whose product is MQPLAIEYRCLLPPGETVRFHLALDSKNLDLLDRPRQDPPEWAALDFHQCPHCPLQTSQIPFCPAAAAIAPLVDCCSDLVSHEQLVLEVVTPERIIRGSITAQKALGSLMGLLLAVSGCPRTAWFKPMARFHLPLANEHETLYRAVSMYLLGQYFRSRVGKDADLNLAGLYTIYTDLRIVNRQLANRLHRIVNQDSTLNALVILDILARQVPVGIEEELDSLRPLFRTYLD
- a CDS encoding DUF167 domain-containing protein; the protein is MPCLQSTADGVVLAILVQPRASRNQLVGMQGNELKVRLTSPPVEGAANKLCGRFFSKLFGIARGQVELIAGDKSRHKRLLLHGVSESDARRVLSEYLPSDS
- a CDS encoding DivIVA domain-containing protein, whose protein sequence is MAITPIDIQQHQFKTRLLGYDTAGVDQFLEMVADELERVSRQHQEVREELARTRSSLQEMQQRESTLKETLLTTQKMVEDIKSNARNEAEIILTEAELKAERVVRDAEQRRIQLINEIQEIKRQKISFETSLRALVESHMRLLDLEVVELENARRDEKLLEEPLPFDEASAPLLVPEDDEED